Proteins encoded within one genomic window of Panacibacter microcysteis:
- a CDS encoding NAD(P)/FAD-dependent oxidoreductase translates to MQQQITLRLLPSEAGNHTTIKEYIRQSLSLQGASVTGFYILKQSLDARSKTAWVNLTVRAFINEPFIEREKELLRLPDVHTAKKKVLVIGAGPAGLFAALKLIEQGIKPVVLERGKDVRARRRDLAVLNKEGIINPESNYCFGEGGAGTYSDGKLYTRSSKRGDINRILNIFVEFGADEKILYEAHPHIGTNKLPHIITAMRNRITACGGEILFGQKVSGFIVTDSVLKGVQTAGGDSLYADAVILATGHSARDIFEGLHKHQILIEAKPFALGVRVEHPQSLIDSAQYHGAIRDQNLPPASYSLIEQVNGRGVFSFCMCPGGIIAPASTNENELVVNGWSPSKRNNPYANSGMVVQVDIKDALYYFAGTAKPQKMNEYDPLVLMHFQHAIETAAYAAGGGKFVAPAQRMADFAGSKFSATLPACSYLPGLQSVNLNEVLPPFVFETLQRGFKAFGKKMRGYFTNDAVVVATESRTSSPVRIPRNNDTLQHPEIQQLYPCGEGAGYAGGIVSAAMDGERVATAVALQVAHN, encoded by the coding sequence ATGCAGCAACAGATTACACTCCGCTTATTACCTTCAGAAGCCGGCAACCACACAACAATTAAAGAGTACATCAGGCAATCATTAAGTCTGCAGGGTGCATCAGTAACCGGTTTTTATATTCTAAAGCAATCGCTGGATGCACGTAGCAAAACCGCATGGGTCAATCTTACCGTTCGTGCATTTATCAATGAACCATTTATTGAAAGAGAAAAAGAATTATTACGATTACCTGATGTACACACAGCAAAGAAAAAAGTATTGGTTATTGGTGCCGGGCCCGCAGGTCTTTTTGCAGCGTTAAAACTGATTGAACAGGGAATAAAGCCGGTGGTGCTGGAGCGTGGTAAAGACGTACGTGCAAGAAGAAGAGACCTTGCTGTTTTAAATAAAGAAGGTATTATTAATCCTGAAAGCAATTATTGTTTTGGAGAAGGCGGTGCAGGCACATACAGTGATGGTAAATTATATACGCGCAGCAGTAAGCGTGGAGATATTAACCGCATCCTCAACATTTTTGTGGAGTTTGGTGCAGATGAAAAAATACTGTACGAAGCACACCCACATATAGGCACCAACAAACTGCCGCATATTATCACCGCCATGCGCAACAGGATAACAGCATGTGGTGGCGAAATACTGTTCGGCCAGAAAGTTTCCGGTTTTATTGTTACTGACAGTGTTTTGAAAGGCGTACAGACTGCAGGTGGAGATTCGTTATATGCTGATGCCGTTATTCTCGCAACAGGTCATTCAGCTCGGGATATATTCGAAGGCTTGCATAAACACCAGATCCTTATAGAAGCAAAGCCGTTTGCATTGGGTGTACGCGTTGAACATCCACAGTCATTGATCGACAGTGCTCAATATCATGGTGCCATACGGGATCAAAATCTGCCACCAGCCTCTTACAGCCTGATTGAGCAGGTAAATGGCAGGGGCGTTTTTAGTTTTTGCATGTGCCCGGGGGGTATTATCGCGCCTGCTTCTACCAATGAAAATGAACTGGTAGTTAATGGCTGGAGCCCCAGCAAAAGAAACAACCCCTATGCAAACAGCGGTATGGTGGTGCAGGTAGACATAAAAGATGCGCTGTATTATTTTGCAGGTACTGCCAAACCACAAAAAATGAACGAATATGACCCGCTGGTGCTGATGCATTTTCAGCATGCAATTGAAACTGCGGCATATGCAGCAGGCGGTGGAAAATTTGTGGCGCCTGCACAACGAATGGCCGATTTTGCCGGCAGTAAATTTTCTGCAACGCTGCCAGCCTGTAGTTACCTGCCCGGTTTGCAGAGTGTTAATCTCAATGAAGTATTACCGCCTTTTGTTTTTGAAACGTTACAGCGCGGCTTTAAAGCTTTTGGTAAGAAAATGCGTGGTTATTTTACCAATGATGCTGTAGTGGTAGCTACGGAGAGCAGGACTTCATCACCGGTGCGTATACCCAGAAATAATGACACCTTACAACACCCGGAAATACAGCAACTCTATCCCTGCGGAGAAGGTGCTGGCTACGCCGGCGGCATTGTTAGCGCTGCAATGGATGGTGAACGTGTTGCAACTGCTGTTGCGCTTCAGGTAGCACACAATTAA
- a CDS encoding zinc dependent phospholipase C family protein: MSGLQKRITPFILLLLIVTNGSWGFLVHKTTHQLATYELPKPLCSFFYKHIDYLQYNAVRPDVRRNTDKSEEAKHYIDFEAYGDSAAYKMPLHWNDAVKKYSADTLLAYGYVPYQVITIQQKLTAAFRQMNTDSILFYAADLGHYIEDANVPLHTSLNYDGQLTNQKGLHALWESVVPEIEINNYNLATKHRAKYIKHKEQAVWNALRRSHALTKDVFAKELEVSRRFTDATKYRIQNRNGKEVKYYTTDFAKAYAAALGNSINEQLIYSANMVADFWYTAWVDAGRPDVSNLPNAALTNTEQEQLKKELHSFKHNKLIKDGFLRAKEKAGKE; the protein is encoded by the coding sequence ATGAGCGGTTTACAAAAACGCATCACCCCTTTCATTTTATTGTTGCTAATTGTTACAAACGGTAGCTGGGGCTTTCTCGTACATAAAACTACCCACCAGCTTGCAACTTATGAATTACCTAAACCACTTTGCAGTTTTTTTTATAAACACATTGACTACCTCCAGTACAATGCTGTAAGACCCGACGTAAGGCGCAATACAGACAAATCAGAAGAAGCAAAGCACTACATAGATTTTGAAGCTTACGGAGACAGTGCGGCATACAAAATGCCCTTGCACTGGAATGATGCAGTGAAAAAATATTCTGCCGATACGTTGCTGGCATACGGATATGTTCCTTACCAGGTAATAACTATACAGCAAAAGCTTACTGCTGCCTTCAGGCAAATGAACACTGACAGTATTCTCTTCTATGCCGCAGACCTGGGGCACTACATTGAAGATGCAAATGTTCCTTTACACACATCTTTAAACTACGATGGTCAGTTAACCAACCAGAAAGGATTACATGCCTTATGGGAGTCAGTAGTGCCGGAAATTGAAATCAACAACTACAATCTTGCGACAAAACATCGGGCAAAATATATAAAGCACAAAGAACAGGCAGTATGGAATGCATTAAGAAGATCGCATGCCCTGACAAAAGATGTTTTTGCAAAGGAACTCGAGGTATCCAGGCGTTTTACAGATGCAACAAAATACCGCATCCAAAACCGAAATGGTAAAGAAGTAAAATATTATACCACTGATTTTGCAAAAGCCTATGCCGCAGCGCTTGGCAACAGTATTAATGAGCAGCTCATCTATTCGGCCAATATGGTGGCTGATTTCTGGTATACTGCGTGGGTGGATGCAGGCAGGCCGGATGTAAGTAACCTACCCAATGCCGCACTTACCAATACAGAACAAGAACAACTGAAGAAAGAACTACACTCATTTAAGCACAACAAACTAATAAAAGATGGCTTCTTAAGAGCAAAGGAAAAAGCCGGCAAAGAATAA
- a CDS encoding ABC transporter ATP-binding protein yields the protein MALLELQNLKKYYATQKAVDDISFKIEEGSIFGLLGPNGAGKTTLLRMITGIFYPDEGNIIFDGGKFNPIEDVQKIGYMPEERGLYKKMKIGEQALYLAQLKGLSRADAMEKIKSWFKKLEMESWWNKKVEDLSKGMSQKLQFVTTVMHEPRLIILDEPFSGLDPLNASLIKDEIYGLAKRGSTVIFSTHRMGEVEEICDHIVLVNLGKKILDNTVQQIKQDFKENKFNIKLQEVAATVSSGAFEVLNEAAGNYTVKIKEGFKSNDVLKYFIDQQINVESFNEVLPSLNEIFIKLVADTHAVTRSFQKVSA from the coding sequence ATGGCATTACTCGAATTACAAAACCTGAAGAAGTATTATGCTACGCAAAAGGCTGTAGATGATATCAGCTTTAAAATTGAAGAGGGCTCTATTTTCGGTTTGCTTGGTCCTAATGGCGCAGGAAAAACAACCTTGCTGCGCATGATAACGGGAATTTTTTATCCTGATGAAGGCAACATCATCTTTGACGGTGGTAAGTTTAACCCGATTGAAGATGTGCAAAAGATTGGCTACATGCCTGAAGAGCGCGGGTTATACAAAAAAATGAAGATAGGAGAGCAGGCATTGTACCTGGCGCAGTTAAAGGGTTTGAGCAGAGCAGACGCCATGGAAAAGATAAAGTCATGGTTTAAGAAACTTGAAATGGAAAGCTGGTGGAATAAAAAAGTGGAAGACCTGAGTAAAGGAATGAGCCAGAAACTGCAGTTTGTAACAACTGTGATGCACGAACCGCGGTTGATTATACTGGATGAACCTTTCAGTGGTTTGGACCCCCTTAATGCCAGCCTTATAAAAGACGAGATATATGGACTGGCTAAGCGCGGCAGTACAGTTATCTTCAGTACGCACCGTATGGGAGAGGTTGAGGAAATCTGCGATCATATTGTATTGGTGAACCTTGGTAAGAAAATACTCGATAATACCGTGCAACAGATTAAGCAGGACTTCAAGGAAAATAAGTTCAACATAAAACTGCAGGAGGTAGCGGCAACTGTTAGCAGCGGTGCATTTGAGGTATTGAACGAGGCAGCAGGCAACTACACCGTAAAGATCAAAGAAGGATTTAAAAGCAATGACGTGCTGAAGTATTTTATAGACCAGCAAATAAATGTTGAATCTTTTAATGAAGTGTTACCATCACTCAATGAAATATTTATTAAACTGGTAGCAGATACACATGCAGTAACAAGGTCTTTCCAAAAAGTATCTGCATAA
- a CDS encoding ABC transporter permease, whose amino-acid sequence MNKIMLVARREFLTRVQKKTFLLTTILLPVIIFGLYALIIYFSVKGGSDMTIAVADNAGFFDGGIDKSDEVSFDFVKAATEESLKKDVLDGKYNGYIFIPQGSNVLQTGEIQLKTMKSVGLMSRGKIENVINDKLEEKKLLSLNVSKAQLDSVHKQTNIKFATVEGAEDSGSKAGISYAVGMFSGFLIYIILFIYGTMVMRGVMEEKVSRIAEVIVSSVKPFQLMMGKIIGIGAVGLIQFIIWLVLIGGINVLLPIIFPDAFGQMQQMPVQPGGMAAMQAAQQTNGFSEFSNALAQINLPLIIGCFLFYFLGGYLLYSSLFAAVGSAVNEDPQDAQSLTLPIVMPIIFAIVIMMKAVNDPSGGLAVFGSLFPLTSPIVMMARIAHGVPDTVPYWQLILSMLLLIGGFVATTWVAGKIYRTGILLYGKKVTPKEMWKWAFKKY is encoded by the coding sequence ATGAACAAAATAATGCTTGTAGCCCGCAGGGAATTTCTTACCAGGGTGCAGAAGAAAACGTTTCTTTTAACCACGATCTTATTGCCGGTAATCATTTTCGGACTGTATGCGCTGATCATTTATTTCTCCGTGAAAGGCGGCAGCGATATGACCATTGCTGTGGCGGATAATGCCGGTTTTTTTGACGGCGGTATTGACAAATCTGACGAAGTGAGTTTTGATTTTGTAAAGGCCGCAACAGAAGAATCACTGAAAAAAGATGTGCTCGATGGAAAGTATAACGGCTACATTTTTATACCACAGGGTTCAAACGTACTGCAAACAGGAGAAATACAGCTGAAGACCATGAAGTCTGTCGGTCTCATGTCACGCGGCAAAATTGAGAATGTGATCAATGACAAACTTGAAGAAAAAAAGCTGCTTTCTTTAAATGTTTCCAAAGCGCAGCTGGACAGTGTGCATAAACAAACGAATATCAAATTTGCCACTGTAGAAGGCGCCGAAGATTCGGGCTCCAAAGCAGGCATCAGCTACGCGGTGGGTATGTTTTCCGGGTTTCTTATTTACATTATACTTTTTATTTATGGTACCATGGTTATGCGTGGGGTAATGGAAGAAAAAGTGAGCCGTATTGCAGAAGTAATTGTCAGCAGCGTTAAGCCTTTCCAGCTTATGATGGGTAAGATCATTGGTATTGGTGCTGTGGGTCTCATACAGTTTATTATATGGCTGGTGCTCATTGGCGGCATCAATGTTTTATTACCCATTATCTTTCCGGATGCGTTTGGGCAAATGCAGCAAATGCCTGTACAACCGGGAGGTATGGCTGCCATGCAGGCTGCACAGCAAACCAATGGCTTTTCAGAGTTCAGCAATGCACTGGCACAAATAAACCTGCCGCTGATCATTGGTTGTTTCCTGTTTTATTTCCTTGGCGGTTACCTGTTGTATTCATCTTTGTTTGCAGCGGTTGGCAGCGCGGTAAATGAAGATCCGCAGGATGCACAAAGTCTTACATTGCCTATTGTAATGCCTATCATATTTGCCATCGTTATTATGATGAAAGCTGTAAACGATCCATCCGGCGGGCTGGCTGTTTTTGGCAGTTTGTTTCCGTTAACATCGCCCATTGTAATGATGGCGCGTATAGCACATGGCGTGCCCGACACCGTTCCTTACTGGCAGCTAATTTTAAGTATGCTGCTGCTTATCGGGGGCTTTGTTGCCACCACATGGGTAGCCGGCAAAATTTACAGAACCGGCATTTTGCTCTATGGCAAAAAAGTAACACCAAAAGAAATGTGGAAATGGGCCTTTAAAAAATATTAG
- a CDS encoding iron chaperone, whose translation MNKTTYESVDAYIASFPQETQALLTKIRKVIRQAAPKAEEGIGYNMPAYKLHGPLVYFGAAKTHIGFYPTPSGVEAFKAELQDYVTSKGAIQFPLQKGIPVALVKQIVQFRVAENEEKAITKKKK comes from the coding sequence ATGAACAAAACAACCTACGAATCTGTAGACGCATACATTGCATCTTTCCCGCAGGAAACACAGGCACTGCTTACAAAAATCAGGAAAGTGATCAGGCAGGCTGCGCCAAAGGCAGAGGAAGGCATTGGTTACAATATGCCGGCTTACAAACTACATGGACCGCTGGTGTATTTTGGTGCGGCAAAAACACATATCGGTTTTTACCCTACACCATCCGGTGTAGAAGCTTTTAAAGCAGAACTGCAAGATTATGTAACCTCCAAAGGCGCCATCCAGTTTCCGTTGCAGAAAGGAATACCGGTAGCGCTGGTAAAACAAATTGTACAGTTTCGTGTGGCTGAAAACGAAGAAAAAGCCATTACAAAAAAGAAAAAGTAA